In Microtus ochrogaster isolate Prairie Vole_2 chromosome 4, MicOch1.0, whole genome shotgun sequence, one genomic interval encodes:
- the Mtx2 gene encoding metaxin-2 isoform X2 gives MSLVAEAFVSQIAATEPWPENATLYQQLRGEQILLSDNAASLAVQAFLQMCNLPVKVVCRANAEYMSPSGKVPFIHVGNQVVSELGPIVQFVKAKGHSLSDGLDEVQKAEMKAYMELVNNMLLTAELYLQWCDEATAGEITHARYGSPYPWPLNHILAYQKQWEVKRKMKAIGWGNKTLDQVLEDVDQCCQALSQRLGTQPYFFNKQPTELDALVFGHLYTILTTQLTSDELSEKVKNYSNLLAFCRRIEQHYFEDRGKGRLS, from the exons CCACAGAACCTTGGCCTGAAAATGCCACCTTATATCAGCAACTGAGAG GGGAGCAAATTTTGCTTTCTGACAATGCAGCATCTCTTGCTGTGCag GCCTTTCTGCAAATGTGTAATCTGCCTGTCAAAGTGGTGTGTAGGGCAAATGCAGAATACATGTCTCCATCTG GAAAAGTACCTTTTATTCATGTGGGAAATCAAGTAGTGTCAGAACTTGGTCCTATAGTCCAGTTCGTTAAAGCCAAG GGCCATTCTCTTAGTGATGGGTTGGATGAAGTccaaaaagcagaaatgaaagctTACATGGAATTAGTCAACAATATGCTGTTGACTGCAGAG CTGTATCTCCAGTGGTGTGATGAAGCTACAGCCGGGGAG ATCACTCATGCTAGGTATGGCTCCCCTTACCCTTGGCCCCTGAACCACATTTTGGCCTATCAGAAGCAGTGGGAAGTCAAACGTAAGATGAAAGCTATCGGATGGGGTAACAAGACTCTGGACCAG GTCTTAGAAGATGTGGACCAGTGCTGTCAAGCCCTTTCCCAAAGACTGGGAACACAACCTTACTTCTTCAATAAGCA acCTACTGAACTTGATGCTTTGGTGTTTGGCCATTTATACACCATTCTCACCACACAGCTGACCAGTGATGAACTTTCTGAGAAGGTGAAAAACTATAGCAACCTCCTTGCATTCTGTAGAAGAATTGAACAGCACTATTTTGAAGATCGGGGTAAAGGCAGGTTGTCGTAG